CGATATCGTTGTCAAAATAAGACTTCGAAAGCGAGTCTACCGGAGGTAACCAAGCATAGGTCTTGAAAGGAGTAAAATCCATCTTTTCTACCCGAGTGGTATTGTATTGATAAGACGAACATGATGCGAGTGCAACGCAAAGCACCAAAAATAATAGAATCTTTTTCATCGTAGTAATTTATTTATCAACTGTGATGAATCTACCATGAGTATTTTGTCGCCGTATTGGACAACCACACTCATGATGGTTCATGGCCTATATGGAACTTATATTTATTTAACTAATTTGTTTTTATTCTTTATCCGCATACCTTTCAATTGTAAAAATAGTACAGTTGACGGTCTTTATGGCAATTGTTTTTTTACCGTCCGGGATGCTACTGTCCTTTTTGGTTTTACAATCTATTACTTTAGACAAAAAACTATAAATATGGTTTAATCCGAATTGTAAAATTAATAGGGATATTTTGCCACCAACGGAATCTGTCTTCCTGGACCAAAAGCTTTTGGACTAACACGCAGGATAGGCGGAGCTTGAAAACGTTTGAATTCCGCATTATTAACCAATTTACATACCCTTTCTACTAACGATTTTTCAAAGCCCATTGCTACAACCTCAGATCCCGCTTTCTCATTTTCGATAAGTTCAAAGAGGATTTGATCCAATAGATCGTATTCGGGTAGCGAGTCCGAATCTTTTTGATCGGGTCGAAGTTCCGCAGAGGGTGCTTTTTCAATGGTATTGACTGGAATGATCTCCCTTTCTCGATTGATATAGCGCGCTAAATCGTAGGCTTTGGATTTGTAAACATCACCGATTACAGAGATGGAACCTGCCATATCACCATAGAGTGTACCATATCCTACAGCAGCCTCACTTTTGTTGGATGTATTGAGTAAAATATTGCCGAATTTATTGGAAGCGGCCATCAGAATTACCGCACGTGCGCGCGCTTGAATATTCTCTTCAGTCGTATCTGGCTGCAGCCCTTCAAAAAGAGGAGCTAAACTATGTTCGAAGGCATTGGCAATATCTTTGATCGGAACGATATAATGTTTGCAACCGGTATTGTTGACGAGATCCATTGCATCTTTTATCGAATGGTCGGAAGAGTAGACCGATGGCATCAGTATGGCTAATACATTATCGGCACCCAGAGCCTCGCAGGCCAAAGCGGCAACTAAGGCCGAATCTAGCCCGCCGGACAGACCTAAAACCGCCTTTTTGAAACCAGATTTTTGAAAATAATCACGTAGGCCAAGGATCAATGCATCATGTATAAGAGCCAGCTCAGTTATAGACTCTTTCGAAGAAGCTGTGGTGGAGGTTATATTTTGTTGATGATAGGTGACAAATTGAAGATCTTCTTCAAAGCTTTTTAGTTCAGCAATTTTTGTTCCTTCATTATTCAGGGCGATTGAACGGCCGTCAAAGATAATATCCATGTGAGCGCCAATTTGATTGACATAAATTAGCGGTCTGCCAGACTTTGTTACCTGTTGGCTGAGGACCTTGATCCGTTCATCAAAATGGGTATAGGAAAAAGGGGATGCCGCAATGTTGATGAGGAGGTCTGGATTTTCTTTTCTCAACTCTGCCATGGGGTCTCCAACGTAAGAATTGCCCCCTTCGTCATCATCCCACAAATCTTCACATATGGTTAAGGCGATTTTTACGCCGTTCAACTCGATACAATCAAAACGTCTGCTGGGTTCAAAATAACGATATTCATCAAATACATCGTAATCGGGCAAAAGGCCTTTTTTAACAATGTTTCGGACTGCCCCATGCTCAATAAATACAGCGGTATTATAAAGCTCTTTGCCCTCAGGATCACTGTTTTTGACGGGTGCTCCGATGATACAGGCGATATCCTGACAATGAGCAGCGATTTGATGAATAGCTTCATCGCATTGACGTTTAAAGGCCTTACTTCGCAAAAGATCCTTGGCAGGATAACCACCAATTGCAAGTTCGGCAAAAATAATAAGATCGGCTGTTGCTTCTTTGGCCTGTTGGATCGCGCTAATTATTTTTTTAGTATTTGCTTCAAAATTACCGATATGGTAATTCAATTGTGCTAAAGCTATTTTCATATGCTATTAATCGTCTAACTAAATAAGATACCAATTGATGTTGGATCTTCTCACAAATTTATTTCTTTTTTTTGATACTCAGACCGCCCTTAGTCGAATAAAAGCGCTAAATTATCTTCCGATCAATTGAAGGACATTGTATTACCAGCTATGGCCTGTAAGTGGAATGAATGCACAGTGAGTCCATGTTGAGTCTATCTGTTGAGCTGCTATCGTTGTAGATGTATGTTTTTTACAACGCGGGACGGTATTGAATGTGCTAAATTGTTTTAACGTAATTTTAACAACGTTAAATGCTGTTAAATTTCTTGACATGAAAGCAGATCTGTAGTACCTTTGATATATCAAAAGAAACGAAAGATATTTAAAAATAATATATAAAGAACTTTTCATAATTTAGGTTAATAATTGGTTAGGTAAAGCTCGGAGTTCCCCACTTCGAGCTTTTATTTTTTCTAGACACCTGTTTCAAGTCGTGTTTCAATGGATCATACCGAAAGTTTGGGGGGTAATCATTTTTAAGCATACAATTTCATCACTCTGTACAGGAAGAATGTTGTATCCCTTACTCCACGGAAGACGCTCCTGAAAGCTTTGAGTTTTGCATTGAAGGACTTTGCGGATGCATTGGTGCTTCTATTGTCGAAGTAGTGGAGAATGTATTGATGATGTGCTGCAATGGATCTTGCGACACTCTCGAATGAAGCAATACCCGCGTTCTCAACCTGGTTGTGCCACAGTCCTAACTTTGTGAAAGCAACTTTTTTATCCCTGCATTTATTGAAGATGTCACCTAAGGCAACTCCAAGATCATAAGCCTGTTTTAGCTTGGGAAACCTGATGAACAGCAGTTCTGCACGGCGTTTTTGGCTTTCCGACCATCGACTTGGATGCTTGAACAGGAGGTGTCTCGACCTAGCTAATAGCTGTTTGAGCGTATCACCATTAGGCAACAACTCGGGGTCATATGGGATACCCCGTTTTCGCGATTCCATTATTTTTTTGCTTTCTGCATCTAAGACTTCCCATCGGTATTTGATACGGAGTTCCTGAACAGCATCATAAGCAAGTTTTTGTACATGAAACCGATCGATAACCCTTCTGGCATTTCTGAAACACCTACGGATAGCCTTTGCCATATTGGGGGCCATATCCATCGTTACTTCCCTAACTTTGTTCCTTAGTTTAAGTGGAATGCGCTCTAATACAGCAATAATATCTTCCGCCTTTGTCCCTCTTATGGTAGCCAATATGGTTCCCTTCCTGCCCTTTGCTGATTTACTGCTTACGATCGTGTAAAGTTCACCGTTGCTAAAGCTGGTCTCATCGATGCTCAGGTGTTCCGATATGTTATCAGGAAAAAGGGTCCATTGCTCTGCGTGTGGCTTTTGGTCCCAGTCCTGGAAGTCACTGAGATGGTTCTTGTATTGATCCTGTAGTTGCTTACCGTCCATT
The DNA window shown above is from Sphingobacterium thalpophilum and carries:
- a CDS encoding NAD+ synthase — its product is MKIALAQLNYHIGNFEANTKKIISAIQQAKEATADLIIFAELAIGGYPAKDLLRSKAFKRQCDEAIHQIAAHCQDIACIIGAPVKNSDPEGKELYNTAVFIEHGAVRNIVKKGLLPDYDVFDEYRYFEPSRRFDCIELNGVKIALTICEDLWDDDEGGNSYVGDPMAELRKENPDLLINIAASPFSYTHFDERIKVLSQQVTKSGRPLIYVNQIGAHMDIIFDGRSIALNNEGTKIAELKSFEEDLQFVTYHQQNITSTTASSKESITELALIHDALILGLRDYFQKSGFKKAVLGLSGGLDSALVAALACEALGADNVLAILMPSVYSSDHSIKDAMDLVNNTGCKHYIVPIKDIANAFEHSLAPLFEGLQPDTTEENIQARARAVILMAASNKFGNILLNTSNKSEAAVGYGTLYGDMAGSISVIGDVYKSKAYDLARYINREREIIPVNTIEKAPSAELRPDQKDSDSLPEYDLLDQILFELIENEKAGSEVVAMGFEKSLVERVCKLVNNAEFKRFQAPPILRVSPKAFGPGRQIPLVAKYPY
- a CDS encoding transposase, translated to MDNHPVSAQLVGLFFQMDGKQLQDQYKNHLSDFQDWDQKPHAEQWTLFPDNISEHLSIDETSFSNGELYTIVSSKSAKGRKGTILATIRGTKAEDIIAVLERIPLKLRNKVREVTMDMAPNMAKAIRRCFRNARRVIDRFHVQKLAYDAVQELRIKYRWEVLDAESKKIMESRKRGIPYDPELLPNGDTLKQLLARSRHLLFKHPSRWSESQKRRAELLFIRFPKLKQAYDLGVALGDIFNKCRDKKVAFTKLGLWHNQVENAGIASFESVARSIAAHHQYILHYFDNRSTNASAKSFNAKLKAFRSVFRGVRDTTFFLYRVMKLYA